In a single window of the Candidatus Poribacteria bacterium genome:
- a CDS encoding Gfo/Idh/MocA family oxidoreductase, whose protein sequence is MLKAGFIGAGGRSQGAHYPNVNRLEDDVEMLAACELDEEKLAQVAQKYEFPHTFTDHRKMLDTQDLDIVYCVMNEKWILQPALDCLNAGKHLFIEKPPGANSDETQQLLEAAVANDVYCMVGFQRRYAAVTREAMRRVGEKGPVTLAITTFNKQMIGQNREFTTTLWNDVCHVVDLLRYMAGGEPVEVTAHRDTFAAEQRNFYTAFVRFDNNVTGVLFGSRASGGRVLRSELHGVGIGCYMKIPEEIEIYEDNDRSVMGGWEVDGVDQRDSASYEGVLTMHRHFVDCVRNRQVPLTDLRDVIHSIRFVDQIEGPLPD, encoded by the coding sequence ATGCTTAAAGCAGGATTTATCGGTGCAGGGGGACGTAGCCAAGGCGCGCATTATCCAAATGTCAATCGCCTTGAGGATGATGTTGAAATGCTCGCTGCGTGCGAATTAGATGAGGAAAAACTCGCACAAGTCGCACAGAAATATGAGTTCCCACACACTTTCACTGATCACAGGAAAATGTTAGACACACAAGACTTAGACATCGTTTACTGTGTGATGAACGAAAAGTGGATTTTACAACCCGCCTTGGATTGCCTCAACGCGGGCAAGCATCTGTTTATTGAGAAACCTCCGGGTGCGAATAGTGACGAAACACAGCAATTGCTCGAAGCAGCAGTTGCCAACGACGTTTACTGTATGGTGGGATTCCAGCGGAGATATGCCGCTGTTACACGCGAGGCGATGCGGCGCGTTGGAGAAAAGGGACCTGTTACATTAGCCATCACTACCTTTAACAAGCAGATGATCGGGCAAAATCGAGAATTTACAACTACCCTTTGGAACGATGTCTGCCATGTCGTCGATCTGCTCCGATATATGGCAGGTGGTGAGCCGGTGGAAGTCACGGCGCATCGCGATACGTTTGCTGCAGAACAGCGTAACTTCTACACCGCCTTTGTCCGTTTTGATAACAATGTCACAGGTGTCCTCTTCGGGAGTCGTGCGTCGGGTGGTCGCGTGCTGCGCTCCGAATTGCACGGTGTCGGCATCGGTTGTTACATGAAAATCCCCGAAGAAATCGAAATTTACGAGGACAACGACAGAAGTGTTATGGGAGGTTGGGAAGTCGACGGTGTAGATCAGCGCGACTCAGCGAGTTATGAAGGCGTGCTAACGATGCATCGCCACTTCGTCGATTGTGTTCGCAACCGGCAAGTTCCGCTCACAGACCTCCGTGATGTTATTCACTCTATCCGCTTCGTTGACCAGATAGAAGGTCCCCTACCAGATTAA
- a CDS encoding phytanoyl-CoA dioxygenase family protein, giving the protein MPVFDAEALEFWEEHGYVVVPEAVPLENCRAAEQAVWDFLEMDRDDPNSWYPDPPRRGIMVEIYQHQALWNNRQYPRVHQAFSEIWGTEKLWVSFDRASMNPPERSDYKFPGPYLHWDMSLDNMPVTLKVQGVLYLADTPGNQGAFTCIPGFHRKLEGWLNDLPDDANPREVVREEFQPEAFPIAGKAGDLVIWHSALPHGSSPNSALRPRMAQYITMSPAPANGNAESRIKGWRERLTGLGRETKEKEHYHGKTAELTPLGEKLLGLESWGT; this is encoded by the coding sequence ATGCCAGTTTTTGACGCAGAAGCCTTAGAATTTTGGGAAGAACACGGCTATGTTGTGGTACCAGAGGCAGTGCCACTTGAGAACTGCCGCGCTGCCGAACAAGCCGTCTGGGATTTTCTTGAGATGGATCGCGACGACCCCAACAGTTGGTATCCCGACCCACCGCGACGGGGTATCATGGTAGAAATTTATCAGCACCAAGCGTTGTGGAACAATCGTCAATACCCTCGCGTACATCAGGCATTCTCGGAGATTTGGGGAACGGAGAAACTTTGGGTGAGTTTTGATCGCGCAAGCATGAATCCGCCTGAACGTTCAGATTACAAGTTCCCGGGTCCCTATCTACATTGGGATATGTCGCTCGACAATATGCCCGTGACTTTAAAGGTGCAAGGCGTTTTGTATCTGGCGGATACACCCGGCAATCAGGGGGCATTTACCTGTATCCCGGGATTCCACCGAAAATTGGAGGGATGGTTGAACGACCTACCTGACGATGCCAACCCACGGGAGGTCGTACGGGAAGAATTCCAACCCGAGGCGTTTCCAATTGCGGGGAAAGCCGGGGATCTTGTGATCTGGCACAGCGCGCTACCACACGGAAGTAGTCCAAACTCTGCTCTCCGTCCTCGGATGGCACAATACATCACGATGTCCCCCGCACCCGCGAACGGCAACGCTGAATCCAGGATTAAAGGGTGGCGCGAACGGTTGACAGGTCTTGGCAGAGAGACGAAAGAGAAGGAGCATTACCACGGAAAAACAGCCGAGTTAACACCTTTAGGGGAAAAACTCCTCGGACTTGAATCGTGGGGTACCTAA